A genomic window from Salvia hispanica cultivar TCC Black 2014 chromosome 5, UniMelb_Shisp_WGS_1.0, whole genome shotgun sequence includes:
- the LOC125186048 gene encoding RNA polymerase II C-terminal domain phosphatase-like 4 isoform X2, whose protein sequence is MSLAEDSPVHSSSSDDFAAILEAELDAASNSSGDSVEGAEEEESGAEDNDDISDFDLDHERVKRQKVELNTGIVNPQSSSSQVSSSEEEICTHPGFFAGMCMKCGLRADDDSGVALKYIDKNLRLANDEMTRLRDKDFKDLLFNRKKLYLVLDLDHTLLNSSRLTDITEEEAYLNNQRDSLPDTLKTSLFRLDRMHMMTKLRPYVHTFLEEASKLFEMYIYTMGERPYALEMADLLDPGNKYFHSRIIAQGDCTQKFQKGLDIVLGRESTVLILDDTEAVWKENKENLILMDRYHFFASSCKNFGFSHKSLSLLKTDESETEGALATVLKVLQQAHSLFFDKECKDNLEDRDVRQVLKTVRKEVLKDCKIVFTHVFPVNFTAEHHHLWRMAEQLGATCSTEVDHSVTHVVSGDAGTDKSRWAVRENKFVVNPGWIEASNILWRKQPEEKFPVSPARCKQ, encoded by the exons ATGAGTTTAGCAGAAGACTCACCCGTACACTCTTCAAGCAGCGATGACTTTGCAGCCATTCTTGAGGCAGAGCTGGATGCTGCTTCTAATTCATCAGGTGATTCTGTAGAAGGTGCGGAAGAAGAGGAGAGTGGTGCTGAAGACAACGATGACATAAGTGACTTTGACTTGGATCATGAGAG GGTTAAAAGGCAGAAGGTGGAGTTAAACACAGGCATAGTAAATCCACAGAGCTCCTCATCTCAAG TGTCATCGTCTGAGGAGGAAATATGTACACATCCTGGTTTTTTTGCTGGCATGTGTATGAAATGTGGCTTGCGAGCAGATGATGATTCTGGCGTTGCACTTAAATACATTGATAAG AATCTGAGGCTTGCTAATGATGAGATGACTCGATTACGTGACAAAGATTTCAAGGATTTACTCTTCAATAGAAAGAAGCTTTATTTGGTCCTTGATTTAGATCACACGCTACTCAATTCATCTAGGCTAACTGATATTACAGAGGAAGAAGCATATTTAAACAACCAAAGAGATTCTCTGCCAG atACCTTGAAGACCAGCCTGTTCAGACTTGACAGGATGCACATGATGACTAAGTTGAGGCCATATGTACACACTTTCTTGGAAGAAGCTAGTAAACTGTTtgaaatgtatatatataccatGGGTGAACGTCCCTATGCTTTGGAAATGGCAGATCTACTTGATCCTGGAAATAAATACTTCCATTCCAGAATAATTGCACAGGGTGATTGCACTCAGAAGTTTCAAAAGGGTCTTGATATTGTTTTGGGTCGAGAAAGCACAGTCCTAATCCTTGACGACACAGAAGCG GTTTGGAAAGAGAATAAGgaaaatttgatattgatggatAGATATCACTTTTTTGCCTCAAGTTGTAAGAACTTTGGCTTTAGCCATAAATCACTTTCTCTGCTAAAAACTGATGAAAGTGAGACCGAGGGGGCACTTGCCACTGTTTTAAAGGTGCTTCAGCAAGCGCACAGTTTGTTCTTTGACAAG GAATGCAAGGATAATCTAGAGGACCGAGATGTGAGACAG GTGCTTAAAACTGTTAGGAAGGAAGTTTTGAAGGATTGCAAAATAGTTTTCACCCACGTTTTCCCAGTCAACTTCACAGCTGAGCACCACCACTTGTGGAGAATGGCAGAGCAGCTGGGAGCTACGTGCTCAACTGAAGTTGATCACTCTGTCACACATGTGGTGTCTGGGGATGCCGGGACAGATAAATCGCGCTGGGCCGTGAGGGAGAACAAGTTTGTAGTCAATCCAGGGTGGATCGAAGCTTCCAACATTTTGTGGAGAAAGCAGCCCGAAGAAAAATTCCCTGTCAGTCCTGCAAGGTGCAAGCAATAG
- the LOC125191273 gene encoding reticulon-like protein B21 isoform X1 yields MSTSSKESMDLGRRGAAPKQGSVWESRMKLDKVKGGIKVFKAADQNPEQNTQNDVTTETNSEIEICRDAKPKQSPSGKRKTWKSESSDGGPVKIAALRSELSRNFDEQMSESAKKSPVSIRNSSVRKAKSNSVVDADAERERKSRSDEDCEENKAAITSFVPQINGGGESDLNEDKEIEVENKSVDVEEIGVGDHKHKTNVIVDKKSVQRNPKPVPVSSSIARNQPPPAANRARFNPIPAKINNSSENFPRASSKLQSFVDLVMWRDVSKSAFVFGIGTFAIISSSFTKDLNISFISLLSYLGLVYLAANFLFRILISRGSVENETANQDCVIGEEEAIWVTKMLLPFINEFLLNLRALFSGDPSTTMKLAVLLFILARCGSSFTIWTTAKLGFIGVFTVPKICSPYSSQITAYGTMWMKRFGEAWRSCSHKKAVGFGVLALGWNLSSVVYRIWAVFMLFVAFKHYQQQSFIAEGWAHHEAINGHHSSSQAPTTTLQNRGKLKKEC; encoded by the exons ATGAGTACTAGTAGTAAAGAATCAATGGATTTAGGTAGAAGAGGCGCCGCCCCAAAACAAGGCTCTGTTTGGGAGAGCAGAATGAAGCTCGATAAAGTCAAAGGCGGCATCAAAGTTTTCAAGGCCGCTGATCAAAATCCCGAGCAAAACACTCAAAATGATGTTACAACAGAGACCAACTCTGAGATTGAGATTTGCAGGGATGCGAAGCCCAAACAGAGCCCTAGCGGGAAGAGGAAAACATGGAAATCCGAAAGTTCTGATGGGGGTCCGGTTAAGATTGCGGCTCTGAGATCTGAATTGAGCAGGAATTTCGATGAACAGATGAGCGAATCGGCGAAGAAAAGCCCCGTTTCGATCAGGAATTCGAGTGTGAGAAAGGCGAAATCCAATTCCGTTGTTGATGCTGAtgctgagagagagaggaagtcGAGATCTGACGAGGATTGTGAGGAGAACAAGGCTGCTATTACGAGCTTTGTGCCCCAAATCAATGGCGGAGGTGAATCAGATTTAAATGAAGATAAGGAAATCGAAGTTGAAAACAAGAGCGTTGATGTTGAAGAGATTGGTGTCGGTGATCACAAGCACAAGACAAATGTGATTGTGGATAAGAAATCGGTCCAGAGAAATCCAAAACCAGTGCCCGTTTCATCATCAATTGCCAGAAATCAGCCTCCTCCTGCTGCAAATCGTGCTAGATTCAATCCAATCCCAGCAAAGATCAACAATA GCTCAGAAAATTTTCCAAGAGCAAGCAGCAAACTACAAAGTTTTG TCGACCTTGTAATGTGGAGAGACGTATCAAAATCAGCATTTGTTTTTGGGATTGGAACATTTGCTATCATATCATCTTCATTCACAAAGGATCTCAACATCAG CTTCATTTCTTTGCTTTCCTACTTGGGACTTGTGTACCTTGCTGCAAATTTCCTCTTTAGAATCCTTATTAGCAG AGGATCAGTGGAGAATGAGACTGCAAATCAAGATTGTGTtattggtgaagaagaagcaaTTTGGGTGACAAAAATGCTTCTTCCATTTATAAATGAGTTTCTTCTCAATCTGAGAGCCCTTTTCTCGGGCGACCCTTCCACCACGATGAAG TTGGCAGTGCTGCTGTTCATTTTGGCAAGGTGTGGAAGCTCCTTTACTATCTGGACAACCGCCAAGTTAg GTTTTATTGGAGTATTTACAGTGCCTAAAATCTGCTCACCATACTCCTCTCAGATTACTGCATACG GTACAATGTGGATGAAACGATTTGGAGAAGCATGGAGGTCATGTAGTCACAAAAAAGCAGTAGGATTTGGCGTCTTGGCTCTTGGCTGGAATTTGTCATCCGTGGTTTACCGTATTTGGGCAG TGTTCATGTTATTTGTGGCGTTCAAGCATTATCAGCAGCAGTCGTTCATTGCGGAGGGGTGGGCCCACCACGAAGCCATCAACGGTCACCATTCTTCTTCCCAAGCTCCTACAACTACACTTCAAAATAGAGGCAAACTAAAGAAAGAGTGTTGa
- the LOC125191273 gene encoding reticulon-like protein B21 isoform X3 — protein sequence MSTSSKESMDLGRRGAAPKQGSVWESRMKLDKVKGGIKVFKAADQNPEQNTQNDVTTETNSEIEICRDAKPKQSPSGKRKTWKSESSDGGPVKIAALRSELSRNFDEQMSESAKKSPVSIRNSSVRKAKSNSVVDADAERERKSRSDEDCEENKAAITSFVPQINGGGESDLNEDKEIEVENKSVDVEEIGVGDHKHKTNVIVDKKSVQRNPKPVPVSSSIARNQPPPAANRARFNPIPAKINNSSENFPRASSKLQSFVDLVMWRDVSKSAFVFGIGTFAIISSSFTKDLNISFISLLSYLGLVYLAANFLFRILISRGSVENETANQDCVIGEEEAIWVTKMLLPFINEFLLNLRALFSGDPSTTMKLAVLLFILARCGSSFTIWTTAKFYWSIYSA from the exons ATGAGTACTAGTAGTAAAGAATCAATGGATTTAGGTAGAAGAGGCGCCGCCCCAAAACAAGGCTCTGTTTGGGAGAGCAGAATGAAGCTCGATAAAGTCAAAGGCGGCATCAAAGTTTTCAAGGCCGCTGATCAAAATCCCGAGCAAAACACTCAAAATGATGTTACAACAGAGACCAACTCTGAGATTGAGATTTGCAGGGATGCGAAGCCCAAACAGAGCCCTAGCGGGAAGAGGAAAACATGGAAATCCGAAAGTTCTGATGGGGGTCCGGTTAAGATTGCGGCTCTGAGATCTGAATTGAGCAGGAATTTCGATGAACAGATGAGCGAATCGGCGAAGAAAAGCCCCGTTTCGATCAGGAATTCGAGTGTGAGAAAGGCGAAATCCAATTCCGTTGTTGATGCTGAtgctgagagagagaggaagtcGAGATCTGACGAGGATTGTGAGGAGAACAAGGCTGCTATTACGAGCTTTGTGCCCCAAATCAATGGCGGAGGTGAATCAGATTTAAATGAAGATAAGGAAATCGAAGTTGAAAACAAGAGCGTTGATGTTGAAGAGATTGGTGTCGGTGATCACAAGCACAAGACAAATGTGATTGTGGATAAGAAATCGGTCCAGAGAAATCCAAAACCAGTGCCCGTTTCATCATCAATTGCCAGAAATCAGCCTCCTCCTGCTGCAAATCGTGCTAGATTCAATCCAATCCCAGCAAAGATCAACAATA GCTCAGAAAATTTTCCAAGAGCAAGCAGCAAACTACAAAGTTTTG TCGACCTTGTAATGTGGAGAGACGTATCAAAATCAGCATTTGTTTTTGGGATTGGAACATTTGCTATCATATCATCTTCATTCACAAAGGATCTCAACATCAG CTTCATTTCTTTGCTTTCCTACTTGGGACTTGTGTACCTTGCTGCAAATTTCCTCTTTAGAATCCTTATTAGCAG AGGATCAGTGGAGAATGAGACTGCAAATCAAGATTGTGTtattggtgaagaagaagcaaTTTGGGTGACAAAAATGCTTCTTCCATTTATAAATGAGTTTCTTCTCAATCTGAGAGCCCTTTTCTCGGGCGACCCTTCCACCACGATGAAG TTGGCAGTGCTGCTGTTCATTTTGGCAAGGTGTGGAAGCTCCTTTACTATCTGGACAACCGCCAA GTTTTATTGGAGTATTTACAGTGCCTAA
- the LOC125191273 gene encoding reticulon-like protein B21 isoform X2, which yields MKLDKVKGGIKVFKAADQNPEQNTQNDVTTETNSEIEICRDAKPKQSPSGKRKTWKSESSDGGPVKIAALRSELSRNFDEQMSESAKKSPVSIRNSSVRKAKSNSVVDADAERERKSRSDEDCEENKAAITSFVPQINGGGESDLNEDKEIEVENKSVDVEEIGVGDHKHKTNVIVDKKSVQRNPKPVPVSSSIARNQPPPAANRARFNPIPAKINNSSENFPRASSKLQSFVDLVMWRDVSKSAFVFGIGTFAIISSSFTKDLNISFISLLSYLGLVYLAANFLFRILISRGSVENETANQDCVIGEEEAIWVTKMLLPFINEFLLNLRALFSGDPSTTMKLAVLLFILARCGSSFTIWTTAKLGFIGVFTVPKICSPYSSQITAYGTMWMKRFGEAWRSCSHKKAVGFGVLALGWNLSSVVYRIWAVFMLFVAFKHYQQQSFIAEGWAHHEAINGHHSSSQAPTTTLQNRGKLKKEC from the exons ATGAAGCTCGATAAAGTCAAAGGCGGCATCAAAGTTTTCAAGGCCGCTGATCAAAATCCCGAGCAAAACACTCAAAATGATGTTACAACAGAGACCAACTCTGAGATTGAGATTTGCAGGGATGCGAAGCCCAAACAGAGCCCTAGCGGGAAGAGGAAAACATGGAAATCCGAAAGTTCTGATGGGGGTCCGGTTAAGATTGCGGCTCTGAGATCTGAATTGAGCAGGAATTTCGATGAACAGATGAGCGAATCGGCGAAGAAAAGCCCCGTTTCGATCAGGAATTCGAGTGTGAGAAAGGCGAAATCCAATTCCGTTGTTGATGCTGAtgctgagagagagaggaagtcGAGATCTGACGAGGATTGTGAGGAGAACAAGGCTGCTATTACGAGCTTTGTGCCCCAAATCAATGGCGGAGGTGAATCAGATTTAAATGAAGATAAGGAAATCGAAGTTGAAAACAAGAGCGTTGATGTTGAAGAGATTGGTGTCGGTGATCACAAGCACAAGACAAATGTGATTGTGGATAAGAAATCGGTCCAGAGAAATCCAAAACCAGTGCCCGTTTCATCATCAATTGCCAGAAATCAGCCTCCTCCTGCTGCAAATCGTGCTAGATTCAATCCAATCCCAGCAAAGATCAACAATA GCTCAGAAAATTTTCCAAGAGCAAGCAGCAAACTACAAAGTTTTG TCGACCTTGTAATGTGGAGAGACGTATCAAAATCAGCATTTGTTTTTGGGATTGGAACATTTGCTATCATATCATCTTCATTCACAAAGGATCTCAACATCAG CTTCATTTCTTTGCTTTCCTACTTGGGACTTGTGTACCTTGCTGCAAATTTCCTCTTTAGAATCCTTATTAGCAG AGGATCAGTGGAGAATGAGACTGCAAATCAAGATTGTGTtattggtgaagaagaagcaaTTTGGGTGACAAAAATGCTTCTTCCATTTATAAATGAGTTTCTTCTCAATCTGAGAGCCCTTTTCTCGGGCGACCCTTCCACCACGATGAAG TTGGCAGTGCTGCTGTTCATTTTGGCAAGGTGTGGAAGCTCCTTTACTATCTGGACAACCGCCAAGTTAg GTTTTATTGGAGTATTTACAGTGCCTAAAATCTGCTCACCATACTCCTCTCAGATTACTGCATACG GTACAATGTGGATGAAACGATTTGGAGAAGCATGGAGGTCATGTAGTCACAAAAAAGCAGTAGGATTTGGCGTCTTGGCTCTTGGCTGGAATTTGTCATCCGTGGTTTACCGTATTTGGGCAG TGTTCATGTTATTTGTGGCGTTCAAGCATTATCAGCAGCAGTCGTTCATTGCGGAGGGGTGGGCCCACCACGAAGCCATCAACGGTCACCATTCTTCTTCCCAAGCTCCTACAACTACACTTCAAAATAGAGGCAAACTAAAGAAAGAGTGTTGa
- the LOC125186048 gene encoding RNA polymerase II C-terminal domain phosphatase-like 4 isoform X1: MSLAEDSPVHSSSSDDFAAILEAELDAASNSSGDSVEGAEEEESGAEDNDDISDFDLDHERVKRQKVELNTGIVNPQSSSSQGATSENIVSSSEEEICTHPGFFAGMCMKCGLRADDDSGVALKYIDKNLRLANDEMTRLRDKDFKDLLFNRKKLYLVLDLDHTLLNSSRLTDITEEEAYLNNQRDSLPDTLKTSLFRLDRMHMMTKLRPYVHTFLEEASKLFEMYIYTMGERPYALEMADLLDPGNKYFHSRIIAQGDCTQKFQKGLDIVLGRESTVLILDDTEAVWKENKENLILMDRYHFFASSCKNFGFSHKSLSLLKTDESETEGALATVLKVLQQAHSLFFDKECKDNLEDRDVRQVLKTVRKEVLKDCKIVFTHVFPVNFTAEHHHLWRMAEQLGATCSTEVDHSVTHVVSGDAGTDKSRWAVRENKFVVNPGWIEASNILWRKQPEEKFPVSPARCKQ, translated from the exons ATGAGTTTAGCAGAAGACTCACCCGTACACTCTTCAAGCAGCGATGACTTTGCAGCCATTCTTGAGGCAGAGCTGGATGCTGCTTCTAATTCATCAGGTGATTCTGTAGAAGGTGCGGAAGAAGAGGAGAGTGGTGCTGAAGACAACGATGACATAAGTGACTTTGACTTGGATCATGAGAG GGTTAAAAGGCAGAAGGTGGAGTTAAACACAGGCATAGTAAATCCACAGAGCTCCTCATCTCAAGGTGCAACCTCAGAAAATATAG TGTCATCGTCTGAGGAGGAAATATGTACACATCCTGGTTTTTTTGCTGGCATGTGTATGAAATGTGGCTTGCGAGCAGATGATGATTCTGGCGTTGCACTTAAATACATTGATAAG AATCTGAGGCTTGCTAATGATGAGATGACTCGATTACGTGACAAAGATTTCAAGGATTTACTCTTCAATAGAAAGAAGCTTTATTTGGTCCTTGATTTAGATCACACGCTACTCAATTCATCTAGGCTAACTGATATTACAGAGGAAGAAGCATATTTAAACAACCAAAGAGATTCTCTGCCAG atACCTTGAAGACCAGCCTGTTCAGACTTGACAGGATGCACATGATGACTAAGTTGAGGCCATATGTACACACTTTCTTGGAAGAAGCTAGTAAACTGTTtgaaatgtatatatataccatGGGTGAACGTCCCTATGCTTTGGAAATGGCAGATCTACTTGATCCTGGAAATAAATACTTCCATTCCAGAATAATTGCACAGGGTGATTGCACTCAGAAGTTTCAAAAGGGTCTTGATATTGTTTTGGGTCGAGAAAGCACAGTCCTAATCCTTGACGACACAGAAGCG GTTTGGAAAGAGAATAAGgaaaatttgatattgatggatAGATATCACTTTTTTGCCTCAAGTTGTAAGAACTTTGGCTTTAGCCATAAATCACTTTCTCTGCTAAAAACTGATGAAAGTGAGACCGAGGGGGCACTTGCCACTGTTTTAAAGGTGCTTCAGCAAGCGCACAGTTTGTTCTTTGACAAG GAATGCAAGGATAATCTAGAGGACCGAGATGTGAGACAG GTGCTTAAAACTGTTAGGAAGGAAGTTTTGAAGGATTGCAAAATAGTTTTCACCCACGTTTTCCCAGTCAACTTCACAGCTGAGCACCACCACTTGTGGAGAATGGCAGAGCAGCTGGGAGCTACGTGCTCAACTGAAGTTGATCACTCTGTCACACATGTGGTGTCTGGGGATGCCGGGACAGATAAATCGCGCTGGGCCGTGAGGGAGAACAAGTTTGTAGTCAATCCAGGGTGGATCGAAGCTTCCAACATTTTGTGGAGAAAGCAGCCCGAAGAAAAATTCCCTGTCAGTCCTGCAAGGTGCAAGCAATAG
- the LOC125191028 gene encoding omega-6 fatty acid desaturase, chloroplastic produces the protein MASRLAHSGFLILGPHKRPNEGNRIFPQSSTSSGSYLLKWESLPQRSIKQKQCLKSLQKRQVVKAVAVNVAPSPSADSAEYRQQLCHEYGFRQIGEPLPDNITLRDIIDTLPKKVFEIDDAKALKSVLVSVTSYALGIFMITKSPWYLLPLAWAWTGTAITGFFVIGHDCAHKSFSKNKLVEDIVGTLAFMPLIYPYEPWRFKHDRHHAKTNMLEEDTAWLPVNPEEFESSSLFRKAIIYAYGPLRPWMSIAHWLRMHFDVKKFRPNEVKRVKISLACVFGFMAIGWPLIILKTGVMGWIKFWLMPWLGYHFWMSTFTMVHHTAPHIPFKPSEEWNAAQAQLNGTVHCDYPSWIEILCHDINVHIPHHISPRIPSYNLRVAHQSLQENWGKYLNEASWNWRLMKTILTVCHVYSKEKNYIPFDELAPDDSQPITFLKQVMPDYA, from the exons aTGGCGTCTAGACTCGCACACTCTGGCTTTCTTATCTTG GGACCCCATAAAAGGCCAAATGAGGGCAACAGGATTTTTCCTCAGAGCTCTACTTCATCAG GCTCATATCTTCTGAAGTGGGAGAGTCTGCCTCAGAGatcaatcaaacaaaaacaatgcTTGAAATCCTTGCAAAAGCGCCAAGTGGTAAAAGCTGTGGCTGTAAATGTAGCACCTTCTCCATCAGCAGATAGTGCAGAATATAGACAGCAGTTATGTCATGAATATGGCTTTCGACAGATTGGAGAACCCCTTCCAGATAACATAACTCTTAGAGATATAATCGATACACTTCCAAAAAAG GTGTTCGAGATTGATGATGCAAAAGCTTTGAAGTCTGTGTTGGTATCTGTAACATCATATGCTTTGGGGATCTTTATGATCACCAAATCCCCATGGTACCTGCTTCCTCTAGCTTGGGCTTGGACTGGAACTGCAATTACGGGG TTCTTCGTCATAGGACATGATTGCGCGCACAAATCATTCTCGAAGAACAAGTTGGTGGAAGACATTGTTGGAACTCTGGCATTTATGCCTCTCATTTACCCTTATGAGCCATGGCGTTTTAAGCACGACAGGCATCATGCAAAAACAAATAT GTTGGAAGAAGATACAGCCTGGCTCCCTGTTAACCCAGAGGAATTTGAGTCCTCTTCACTTTTCCGGAAGGCAATAATATATGCTTACGGACCACTTAGGCCCTGGATGTCAATAGCACACTG GTTGAGAATGCACTTTGACGTCAAGAAGTTCAGACCTAATGAAGTCAAACGAGTGAAGATAAGTTTAGCTTGTGTGTTTGGTTTCATGGCAATCGGATGGCCTTTGATTATTCTCAAAACCGGGGTCATGGGGTGGATCAAGTTCTGGTTAATGCCGTGGTTAGGTTATCACTTCTGG ATGAGTACTTTCACAATGGTGCATCACACAGCGCCTCATATACCATTCAAGCCCTCGGAGGAATGGAACGCTGCCCAGGCCCAGCTCAACGGCACAGTCCATTGTGATTACCCGAGCTG GATAGAGATCCTTTGCCACGATATCAACGTGCACATTCCTCATCATATTTCCCCCAGAATACCGAGCTACAACCTGCGAGTAGCTCATCAATCTCTCCAAGAAAATTGGGGAAAG TACTTGAATGAGGCTTCGTGGAACTGGCGTCTGATGAAGACAATACTGACTGTCTGCCACGTCTACAGCAAGGAGAAGAACTACATCCCCTTCGACGAACTTGCACCTGATGATTCTCAGCCCATCACGTTCCTTAAACAAGTAATGCCAGATTATGCTTGA
- the LOC125186048 gene encoding RNA polymerase II C-terminal domain phosphatase-like 4 isoform X3 translates to MSLAEDSPVHSSSSDDFAAILEAELDAASNSSGDSVEGAEEEESGAEDNDDISDFDLDHERVKRQKVELNTGIVNPQSSSSQGATSENIVSSSEEEICTHPGFFAGMCMKCGLRADDDSGVALKYIDKNLRLANDEMTRLRDKDFKDLLFNRKKLYLVLDLDHTLLNSSRLTDITEEEAYLNNQRDSLPDLLDPGNKYFHSRIIAQGDCTQKFQKGLDIVLGRESTVLILDDTEAVWKENKENLILMDRYHFFASSCKNFGFSHKSLSLLKTDESETEGALATVLKVLQQAHSLFFDKECKDNLEDRDVRQVLKTVRKEVLKDCKIVFTHVFPVNFTAEHHHLWRMAEQLGATCSTEVDHSVTHVVSGDAGTDKSRWAVRENKFVVNPGWIEASNILWRKQPEEKFPVSPARCKQ, encoded by the exons ATGAGTTTAGCAGAAGACTCACCCGTACACTCTTCAAGCAGCGATGACTTTGCAGCCATTCTTGAGGCAGAGCTGGATGCTGCTTCTAATTCATCAGGTGATTCTGTAGAAGGTGCGGAAGAAGAGGAGAGTGGTGCTGAAGACAACGATGACATAAGTGACTTTGACTTGGATCATGAGAG GGTTAAAAGGCAGAAGGTGGAGTTAAACACAGGCATAGTAAATCCACAGAGCTCCTCATCTCAAGGTGCAACCTCAGAAAATATAG TGTCATCGTCTGAGGAGGAAATATGTACACATCCTGGTTTTTTTGCTGGCATGTGTATGAAATGTGGCTTGCGAGCAGATGATGATTCTGGCGTTGCACTTAAATACATTGATAAG AATCTGAGGCTTGCTAATGATGAGATGACTCGATTACGTGACAAAGATTTCAAGGATTTACTCTTCAATAGAAAGAAGCTTTATTTGGTCCTTGATTTAGATCACACGCTACTCAATTCATCTAGGCTAACTGATATTACAGAGGAAGAAGCATATTTAAACAACCAAAGAGATTCTCTGCCAG ATCTACTTGATCCTGGAAATAAATACTTCCATTCCAGAATAATTGCACAGGGTGATTGCACTCAGAAGTTTCAAAAGGGTCTTGATATTGTTTTGGGTCGAGAAAGCACAGTCCTAATCCTTGACGACACAGAAGCG GTTTGGAAAGAGAATAAGgaaaatttgatattgatggatAGATATCACTTTTTTGCCTCAAGTTGTAAGAACTTTGGCTTTAGCCATAAATCACTTTCTCTGCTAAAAACTGATGAAAGTGAGACCGAGGGGGCACTTGCCACTGTTTTAAAGGTGCTTCAGCAAGCGCACAGTTTGTTCTTTGACAAG GAATGCAAGGATAATCTAGAGGACCGAGATGTGAGACAG GTGCTTAAAACTGTTAGGAAGGAAGTTTTGAAGGATTGCAAAATAGTTTTCACCCACGTTTTCCCAGTCAACTTCACAGCTGAGCACCACCACTTGTGGAGAATGGCAGAGCAGCTGGGAGCTACGTGCTCAACTGAAGTTGATCACTCTGTCACACATGTGGTGTCTGGGGATGCCGGGACAGATAAATCGCGCTGGGCCGTGAGGGAGAACAAGTTTGTAGTCAATCCAGGGTGGATCGAAGCTTCCAACATTTTGTGGAGAAAGCAGCCCGAAGAAAAATTCCCTGTCAGTCCTGCAAGGTGCAAGCAATAG